A part of Bacillota bacterium genomic DNA contains:
- a CDS encoding type II toxin-antitoxin system MqsA family antitoxin, producing the protein MTLSKCRLCGGKVEKHTVSVENWWGDTFAIVENVPAWVCNDCGEQYFDADTSIELDKMRNKAPSKPKRILQVPVYQYKAE; encoded by the coding sequence ATGACCCTAAGTAAATGTCGGCTCTGCGGCGGAAAAGTGGAAAAGCATACCGTTAGCGTAGAAAACTGGTGGGGCGATACCTTTGCCATTGTTGAAAACGTGCCGGCCTGGGTGTGCAACGATTGCGGCGAGCAGTACTTTGATGCCGACACTAGCATTGAACTAGATAAGATGCGAAACAAAGCCCCATCGAAACCGAAGCGCATTCTGCAGGTCCCTGTTTATCAATACAAAGCAGAGTAG